The Nostoc sp. 'Lobaria pulmonaria (5183) cyanobiont' genome window below encodes:
- the rfbB gene encoding dTDP-glucose 4,6-dehydratase, whose protein sequence is MIRRLLVTGGAGFIGANFVHHWCQVYPDDRVVVLDALTYAGNRLNLALVEGGENFRFVQGDICDRTIIDNLLSTENIDTIAHFAAESHVDRSILGPAAFVQTNVVGTFTLLEAFRQHWEAKAQPSDYRFLHVSTDEVYGSLGADDAAFCETTPYAPNSPYSASKAGSDHLVRAYYHTYQLPTIITNCSNNYGPYQFPEKLIPLMCINILIGKPLPVYGDGKNVRDWLYVGDHCRALDVVINHGQPGETYNIGGNNEVKNINLVQLLCQMMDELAPVPVHPAKQLITFVKDRQGHDRRYAINANKIKTQLGWTPSVTIAEGLRLTVEWYLNHRHWWEPLLSAEYQAYYRKNYL, encoded by the coding sequence ATGATTCGGCGGTTATTAGTTACTGGGGGTGCGGGGTTTATTGGGGCGAATTTTGTCCATCATTGGTGTCAGGTTTATCCAGACGATCGCGTGGTGGTGTTGGATGCTCTTACCTACGCGGGGAATCGCCTGAATTTGGCGCTGGTTGAGGGTGGAGAGAATTTTCGGTTTGTGCAGGGGGATATTTGCGATCGCACCATCATAGACAACCTATTATCAACGGAAAATATTGATACCATCGCCCATTTTGCCGCTGAATCTCATGTGGATCGTTCGATTCTTGGGCCAGCTGCTTTTGTGCAAACTAATGTGGTGGGAACTTTCACGCTGCTAGAAGCTTTTCGGCAACATTGGGAGGCGAAAGCACAACCATCTGATTATCGTTTCCTGCACGTTTCTACTGATGAAGTCTACGGTAGCCTGGGCGCAGATGACGCAGCTTTTTGTGAAACCACACCCTACGCTCCCAATAGTCCCTATTCAGCTTCAAAAGCGGGTAGCGATCATTTAGTCCGTGCTTATTATCATACTTATCAACTTCCAACTATTATCACAAATTGCTCTAATAACTACGGACCTTATCAGTTTCCCGAAAAGCTAATTCCCCTGATGTGTATCAACATTTTGATAGGGAAACCATTACCTGTTTATGGTGATGGGAAAAATGTACGGGATTGGCTTTATGTGGGCGATCATTGCCGTGCTTTAGATGTGGTAATTAATCATGGTCAACCAGGAGAAACGTACAATATCGGTGGCAATAATGAGGTGAAAAATATTAACCTTGTCCAACTTTTATGTCAAATGATGGATGAATTAGCACCTGTACCAGTACATCCAGCAAAGCAGTTGATTACTTTTGTTAAGGATAGACAGGGACACGATCGAAGATATGCAATTAATGCAAACAAAATTAAAACTCAGCTTGGTTGGACGCCTTCAGTAACAATTGCTGAGGGTTTACGTTTAACTGTTGAATGGTATCTCAATCATCGTCATTGGTGGGAACCTCTGCTGTCTGCGGAATATCAAGCTTACTATCGCAAAAATTATCTGTAA
- a CDS encoding DUF6391 domain-containing protein, with translation MNTSASFQGSSSPFEFFNFDFTIPVSEKIPSLEDQFSDFPQPRQDADLLRQLSFIPGLKEILMLRQVHALEHATVWVLSESKSAYSAPAESTNVQLDNELLGGLSTEQGFYLYGEVNISDLRRAVTLARHRITSGEWDLAVHPRCGTNLSVAMLLTAGLAVGVHLLLPFRPIEQFIGLGLAATTAAELAPDLGSMVQRYLTTAIPFNLAIENITRTRDVWGREAHFVKVCWQE, from the coding sequence ATGAATACTTCCGCTTCTTTTCAGGGTAGCTCGTCTCCCTTTGAATTTTTTAACTTTGATTTTACGATACCTGTATCTGAGAAAATTCCGAGTCTGGAAGACCAATTTTCAGACTTTCCGCAACCCAGACAAGATGCCGACTTACTCAGACAGCTATCGTTTATTCCAGGGTTGAAAGAAATTTTGATGCTGCGGCAGGTTCACGCTTTAGAACATGCTACTGTTTGGGTTCTTAGCGAATCAAAAAGCGCCTATTCTGCCCCAGCAGAATCCACTAACGTTCAACTAGATAATGAACTATTAGGCGGTTTATCTACTGAGCAGGGATTCTACCTCTATGGTGAGGTAAATATTAGTGATTTGCGGCGTGCGGTAACACTTGCTCGACATCGCATCACTAGTGGAGAGTGGGATTTGGCTGTACATCCCCGTTGTGGCACAAATTTATCAGTAGCAATGCTCTTAACGGCTGGACTAGCTGTCGGTGTGCATCTATTGCTACCATTTCGACCAATCGAGCAATTTATCGGTTTGGGGTTAGCAGCAACGACAGCCGCGGAACTCGCACCTGATTTAGGTTCTATGGTACAGCGTTACCTGACAACTGCCATTCCTTTTAACCTAGCAATTGAAAATATTACCCGTACACGCGACGTTTGGGGGCGTGAGGCACATTTTGTTAAAGTATGCTGGCAAGAATGA
- a CDS encoding addiction module antidote protein, which translates to MRKFRTLDEFEEEYFRKHPEEIDNYLTEIFQEYAEDNDSGALLASLRVVARVRGISQIAEQIGMTRRGLQKALSSNGNPRLENVNSIMKALGYFLTPTTTNQGSRRNSNISQKLAPARVPIPGKILSQELEARGWIQKDLAEILGRPVQTINEIIQGSKQITPETAIELSQALGTSPEFWTNLEAQYRLHLVGKEKKEQDITRKSRLYTIAPISELIKNKWIQATDSIDDLERQVCDFFGVSSLDETLQLNVNFRCSEHRELEETSRIAWIKRVENIAKQQTVASFERKKLETAIPEILACAKEVESIVQIPKLLADLGVHFLIVPHLSKTYLDGAAFYLNSNPVIALTLRYDRIDSFWFTLMHEVAHIVLGHQGAYLDNLDALEENDEERAANEKAADWLINYQTLNEFIIRSKKVFSRKAIEEFAQNQNRHPGIILGRLHYDKLVPHKNLRALLVKVSPILGNFTDNFCDSKLDIPQTAEVPTNDDD; encoded by the coding sequence GTGAGAAAATTTAGAACACTTGATGAATTTGAAGAAGAGTACTTCCGTAAGCACCCAGAAGAAATCGACAATTATTTGACGGAGATATTTCAGGAATATGCAGAAGACAATGACTCTGGTGCGTTGTTGGCATCCTTACGCGTCGTTGCTCGTGTACGAGGAATTAGTCAGATAGCCGAGCAAATAGGCATGACACGCCGGGGATTGCAAAAAGCCTTATCCAGCAATGGCAACCCACGCCTTGAAAACGTCAATTCCATCATGAAGGCACTGGGATATTTTCTCACACCAACTACCACTAACCAAGGCAGTAGGAGAAACAGCAATATTAGCCAGAAGCTAGCACCAGCAAGAGTACCAATACCAGGAAAAATTTTAAGTCAAGAATTAGAAGCCCGTGGGTGGATACAGAAAGATTTAGCAGAAATTTTGGGGCGTCCAGTTCAAACCATCAATGAAATTATTCAGGGAAGCAAGCAAATTACACCTGAAACAGCTATCGAACTCTCCCAAGCCTTGGGTACTTCTCCAGAGTTCTGGACGAACCTTGAAGCACAGTATCGACTTCATCTAGTGGGAAAAGAAAAAAAGGAGCAAGATATAACTCGTAAAAGCCGATTGTATACAATTGCCCCCATCTCTGAACTAATCAAAAATAAGTGGATTCAAGCAACAGATTCAATTGATGACTTAGAACGGCAAGTATGTGATTTTTTCGGCGTATCTTCCTTAGATGAAACACTCCAGCTAAACGTTAATTTCCGTTGTTCCGAGCATCGAGAGCTAGAGGAAACTTCTCGCATAGCTTGGATAAAACGAGTTGAGAACATAGCGAAACAACAAACCGTTGCTAGTTTTGAACGCAAAAAACTAGAGACTGCTATCCCTGAAATTCTTGCTTGTGCTAAAGAAGTAGAAAGTATTGTGCAGATTCCTAAATTGCTGGCAGATTTAGGTGTACATTTTCTAATTGTGCCGCATTTAAGCAAAACCTACTTGGATGGTGCAGCCTTTTATTTAAACAGCAATCCCGTTATCGCATTGACATTGAGATATGACCGGATAGATTCATTCTGGTTCACCCTCATGCATGAGGTAGCGCATATTGTTTTAGGACATCAAGGAGCTTATTTAGACAATTTGGATGCGTTAGAAGAAAATGATGAGGAAAGAGCAGCTAATGAAAAAGCCGCTGACTGGTTAATAAATTATCAGACATTAAATGAATTTATTATCAGGAGCAAAAAAGTTTTTTCTCGGAAAGCGATTGAAGAATTTGCTCAAAATCAAAATAGACATCCAGGCATAATTCTTGGTCGGTTACATTATGACAAATTAGTTCCCCATAAAAATTTGAGAGCATTACTCGTTAAAGTTAGCCCCATTTTGGGTAATTTTACAGATAATTTTTGCGATAGTAAGCTTGATATTCCGCAGACAGCAGAGGTTCCCACCAATGACGATGATTGA
- a CDS encoding type II toxin-antitoxin system RelE/ParE family toxin — MAKEAQAKKIIIYANQDGYEPFAEWMDNLRDQQGKRRILQRLRRLEQGNYGDVAPIGDGLSELRMFFGSGYRVYFGEDAENIVVVLCGGDKSTQNQDIEDAKAYWKEYLSGEKI, encoded by the coding sequence GTGGCCAAAGAAGCACAAGCAAAAAAGATTATCATCTATGCCAATCAAGACGGTTACGAGCCGTTTGCAGAGTGGATGGATAATTTACGCGATCAACAAGGAAAACGACGCATACTACAACGCCTACGCCGCCTTGAACAAGGCAATTACGGTGACGTTGCGCCAATAGGAGATGGTTTAAGCGAATTGCGAATGTTCTTTGGTTCTGGTTATCGCGTCTATTTCGGTGAAGATGCTGAAAATATTGTTGTCGTACTGTGTGGAGGCGACAAAAGTACACAGAATCAGGACATCGAAGACGCAAAAGCTTACTGGAAGGAGTACCTAAGCGGTGAGAAAATTTAG
- a CDS encoding RnfABCDGE type electron transport complex subunit D: MLLKDIRDYQILFLGLFLVLGIGTRDWTLRPELIGVAIATSLATQWILSLVIGHWSLANNKGQSLNLRSALITSLGLSLLLRADHWTTMAIAAAIAIASKFIFRVGDKHFFNPANFGIISALILTPDAWVSPGQWGEEWWYGLLFLGTGGMILQRVGRWDTTAAFLGSYSLLEAIRNLWLGWTWDVYWHRLMSGSLLLFALFMITDPRSIPNSRIGRVVWAVCIAGLTFILRNYFFVSTAVFWALFALAPLSILLDVFWLAPRFAWQEKDEGAEVELLTPNS, translated from the coding sequence ATGTTACTTAAAGATATACGAGATTATCAGATTTTATTTTTGGGCTTGTTCCTAGTCTTGGGAATCGGTACACGAGATTGGACGCTGCGGCCAGAATTGATTGGGGTAGCGATCGCCACAAGTCTTGCAACTCAATGGATATTGTCATTAGTCATTGGTCATTGGTCATTAGCCAACAACAAAGGACAAAGCCTAAATTTGCGCAGTGCTTTAATTACCTCACTGGGACTGAGTTTACTGTTGCGGGCTGACCACTGGACGACAATGGCAATAGCCGCAGCAATTGCGATCGCCAGCAAATTTATCTTCCGAGTCGGCGATAAGCATTTTTTCAATCCTGCCAACTTTGGCATCATATCTGCCTTGATTCTCACCCCCGATGCTTGGGTTTCGCCGGGACAATGGGGTGAAGAGTGGTGGTATGGGCTATTATTTCTCGGTACTGGCGGCATGATTTTGCAGCGCGTTGGTCGCTGGGACACCACAGCAGCTTTTTTGGGTTCCTACTCTTTGCTAGAGGCGATTCGCAATCTCTGGCTGGGTTGGACTTGGGATGTTTACTGGCATCGATTGATGAGTGGGTCTTTGCTGCTGTTTGCCCTATTTATGATTACAGATCCGCGATCAATCCCCAATTCCCGAATTGGGCGCGTAGTTTGGGCAGTTTGTATCGCTGGATTAACTTTTATCCTGCGAAATTATTTCTTTGTTTCCACAGCAGTTTTCTGGGCGCTGTTTGCCCTTGCACCGTTGAGCATCCTGCTAGATGTTTTCTGGTTAGCCCCAAGGTTTGCTTGGCAAGAGAAAGATGAGGGAGCAGAGGTAGAACTTCTAACTCCAAACTCCTAA
- a CDS encoding class I SAM-dependent methyltransferase, giving the protein MTSSIPKDIQRHTPLGGDVNNKSRIAYQASRTAIAGFNTILMAGAEAYINGLKIPDPLLKALLNLSIQISYKYFPSLLVPYEWLLQESDRLAEGSHELMKVQYNLPEKMFSLILKETELLYPKYTMALWEKGASNLEQAQMDMLDDLIAKVGIEDGDEILDLGCGWGSASNYILSRFPHVKVTALNLSHEQCEYMRKKMQDPRSYLSSDRFTLYEKDFNDIDLETKFDKIMAIGLFEHVGNLTKSFPKLASILKDDGKVLIHIITTKLPDNITHPFINKYIFPNMRVWNYDVIPNINTDLKTINRWYLNGTNYSNTLRNWLMNFDQNQAKIKDLNYGMNYAKFCRMWRLYLLLCIQYFDGCNGEILGNGQYLLVHK; this is encoded by the coding sequence ATGACTTCCAGCATTCCAAAAGATATCCAAAGACATACTCCTTTAGGAGGAGATGTAAATAATAAAAGTCGAATTGCTTACCAAGCGAGCCGCACAGCGATCGCCGGATTCAATACAATCTTAATGGCAGGAGCAGAGGCTTATATCAATGGGCTAAAAATCCCCGATCCTCTGCTTAAAGCCCTTTTAAATCTCTCCATACAAATCAGCTACAAGTATTTTCCTTCTCTGTTAGTTCCCTATGAATGGTTGTTGCAAGAAAGCGATCGCCTTGCAGAAGGGTCACACGAACTAATGAAGGTTCAATACAACCTACCCGAAAAAATGTTCAGTCTGATCTTGAAAGAGACAGAACTTTTATATCCCAAATACACAATGGCTTTATGGGAAAAAGGAGCATCCAACCTTGAGCAAGCTCAAATGGACATGCTTGATGATTTGATTGCAAAAGTAGGCATCGAAGACGGAGACGAAATCTTAGATTTGGGATGCGGTTGGGGTTCTGCATCAAATTACATTCTTTCCCGGTTTCCGCATGTGAAAGTAACGGCTCTTAATTTGAGCCACGAGCAATGCGAATATATGCGGAAAAAAATGCAAGACCCTAGAAGTTACCTCAGTTCAGATAGATTCACTCTATATGAAAAGGACTTTAATGATATTGATTTGGAGACTAAATTTGATAAAATTATGGCGATTGGGCTGTTTGAACATGTAGGTAATTTAACAAAATCATTCCCAAAACTAGCTTCTATCCTCAAAGATGATGGTAAGGTTTTAATTCACATAATCACAACAAAATTACCTGACAACATAACCCATCCTTTTATCAATAAATATATTTTCCCCAATATGCGGGTATGGAATTATGATGTCATACCAAATATTAATACAGACCTAAAAACCATTAATCGATGGTATTTAAATGGTACTAACTACTCAAATACCCTCAGAAATTGGTTGATGAATTTTGATCAAAATCAAGCAAAAATCAAAGATTTAAATTATGGCATGAATTATGCTAAGTTCTGCCGGATGTGGAGACTTTATTTGCTTTTGTGCATACAGTATTTTGACGGTTGTAATGGTGAAATTCTTGGTAACGGTCAATACCTGTTGGTTCATAAGTGA
- a CDS encoding serine/threonine protein kinase: MLQPEQILQDRYQIKRQLGDNGIRQTWQALDLQASDGENSTVVVKLLAFGGTVQWDDLKLFEREAQILKQLNHPRIPRYIDYFCIDDRTLWFGLIQEYIPGESLKEKLAVGKRFSEKRARKIAVEVLNILTYLHELNPGVLHRDIKPSNLIWGDDNRVYLVDFGAVQDKAAREGVTFTVVGTYGYAPMEQFGGRAVAASDLYALGATLIHLLTGTSPSDLPQQDLRLQFTDRVNLSPSFVSWLQKLIEPAPEQRFTSASVALNVLKSGLTVKSANKNQLLPPKEIINNSGCGIYNHNETVPEEILGWNWGAFLMPWLWMWPNQVWYGLFCFVPNAWWLMAIALGAKGNEWAWKSRPWRSIEQFKAHQRGWAIAGILLGAPISIMLWVRAIALLKSAF, translated from the coding sequence ATGCTGCAACCAGAACAAATATTACAAGATCGTTATCAAATCAAGCGCCAACTCGGCGACAATGGAATTCGCCAAACTTGGCAAGCATTGGATTTACAAGCCTCTGATGGCGAAAATTCGACCGTTGTGGTCAAACTTTTGGCCTTTGGCGGTACTGTACAGTGGGATGACCTGAAACTTTTTGAGAGGGAAGCACAAATTCTTAAACAGCTAAATCATCCCCGCATCCCTCGATATATAGATTATTTTTGTATCGACGATCGCACACTCTGGTTTGGCTTAATACAAGAATATATTCCTGGTGAGTCGCTTAAGGAAAAACTTGCTGTTGGCAAAAGGTTTAGTGAAAAGCGAGCGCGAAAAATTGCTGTTGAGGTTTTAAATATTCTCACCTATCTACATGAATTGAATCCTGGGGTGTTGCATAGAGATATTAAACCAAGTAATTTAATCTGGGGCGACGATAATCGGGTTTATTTAGTTGATTTTGGCGCAGTTCAAGATAAAGCGGCAAGAGAAGGTGTTACTTTTACCGTTGTCGGTACTTATGGTTATGCCCCAATGGAACAATTTGGTGGTCGAGCGGTTGCGGCTTCAGACTTATATGCACTGGGAGCAACTTTGATTCATTTGCTTACTGGAACTTCCCCCTCTGATTTACCCCAGCAGGATTTGCGACTGCAATTTACAGACCGAGTTAACCTCAGTCCCAGTTTTGTCAGTTGGCTACAAAAGTTGATAGAACCTGCTCCCGAACAAAGATTTACTAGTGCAAGTGTTGCGCTGAATGTCCTCAAATCGGGACTGACTGTCAAATCTGCAAACAAGAATCAACTTTTGCCGCCAAAAGAAATAATCAACAATTCTGGATGCGGGATATATAATCACAATGAAACAGTCCCAGAGGAAATTCTCGGTTGGAATTGGGGCGCTTTTCTGATGCCTTGGTTGTGGATGTGGCCGAATCAAGTGTGGTATGGTTTATTCTGTTTTGTACCTAATGCTTGGTGGCTAATGGCGATCGCTCTTGGTGCAAAAGGCAATGAATGGGCTTGGAAAAGTAGACCGTGGCGCAGTATTGAACAATTCAAAGCCCATCAAAGAGGCTGGGCGATCGCTGGTATTCTACTTGGAGCGCCCATTAGTATTATGTTGTGGGTTAGAGCGATCGCTTTGCTCAAATCGGCATTTTAG
- a CDS encoding carbohydrate kinase family protein, translated as MSNPRVLCLGEILFDCLADQLGLKLEEVKSWTPYPGGAPANVACALVKLGMSAGFIGSVGEDEPGNALVKLLQDVGVETTGVQRHPTAPTRQVYVTRDLAGDRTFAGFGQYDTAEFADTRLQAKKLPNSLFQQADFLVLGTLELAYPESEEAINRALELAEHYDLKIVLDVNWRPVFWDEPNIAHQKIPELFKRVDFLKLSKEEAEWLFETADPGAITYRLASIEGVLVTDGENGCTYCLGENEGKLPSFSIPVVDTTGAGDSFLAGFIQQLSQYGIHSLRDAETAKRIVTYASAVGALTTIKPGAIASQPTAAEVKAFLTTHQL; from the coding sequence ATGAGCAATCCCCGTGTTTTGTGCCTTGGTGAAATTTTGTTTGATTGTTTAGCCGATCAATTAGGGCTAAAGCTGGAAGAAGTGAAATCTTGGACTCCCTATCCAGGAGGGGCACCAGCTAATGTAGCCTGTGCTTTAGTCAAACTGGGAATGTCAGCGGGATTTATCGGATCTGTTGGCGAAGATGAGCCAGGGAATGCACTGGTCAAGCTATTACAAGATGTAGGTGTAGAGACGACGGGAGTACAACGCCATCCCACAGCACCAACGCGGCAAGTTTATGTTACACGGGATCTGGCTGGCGATCGCACCTTTGCCGGATTTGGTCAGTACGATACTGCCGAATTTGCTGATACTCGCCTGCAAGCTAAAAAATTGCCAAATTCGCTGTTTCAACAGGCAGATTTTCTGGTTTTGGGTACTTTGGAATTAGCCTATCCTGAAAGTGAAGAGGCAATTAATCGCGCCCTAGAGTTAGCAGAACATTACGACCTGAAGATTGTGCTGGATGTCAACTGGCGTCCTGTATTTTGGGATGAACCAAACATCGCCCATCAAAAAATTCCAGAATTGTTTAAGCGAGTTGATTTCCTCAAACTCTCCAAAGAAGAGGCTGAATGGCTATTTGAAACCGCAGATCCTGGAGCCATCACTTATCGTCTAGCTTCAATTGAGGGAGTACTGGTGACAGATGGGGAAAACGGCTGCACTTATTGTCTAGGTGAGAATGAAGGCAAATTACCCTCGTTTTCTATCCCTGTAGTTGATACAACTGGTGCAGGAGATAGCTTTTTGGCAGGTTTCATCCAGCAACTGAGTCAGTATGGTATCCACAGCTTGCGGGATGCAGAAACAGCAAAACGCATTGTCACTTATGCCAGTGCTGTTGGGGCACTGACTACTATTAAACCAGGTGCGATCGCTTCTCAACCTACTGCTGCTGAAGTCAAAGCTTTTTTAACCACACATCAACTCTAG
- a CDS encoding helix-turn-helix domain-containing protein — protein MAGGKSETPVSLSDRELQIIDLVAAGLTNQEIAGKLEISKRTVDNHISNILTKTETDNRVALVRWALQWGKVCLNDVNCCTLPNQIE, from the coding sequence ATGGCTGGTGGCAAGTCTGAGACCCCCGTTAGTCTGTCAGACAGAGAACTGCAAATTATCGATTTAGTAGCCGCTGGCTTAACTAACCAAGAGATTGCAGGAAAACTGGAGATTAGCAAGCGTACAGTTGATAACCATATCAGTAATATTCTCACTAAGACTGAGACAGATAACCGAGTAGCTCTTGTCCGCTGGGCTTTACAGTGGGGCAAAGTCTGTTTGAATGATGTCAATTGCTGTACTCTACCTAACCAGATTGAATAA
- a CDS encoding glycosyltransferase yields MRKLYFLLPGTDSKFACGGLWAELKALNLAQNFCSADVVTYRQREKDKLFIDDLLKEKNLNDVIFVISWGFDIAQLVAKLKQHNVVYHAHSAGYPFRLPASIPIMTVSRYTMGYWGGKSPNSLIYYLPNQISDEFQNLGLERDIDVLVQARKSSEYLIKELIPALQKRCKVLVVDSYIEDLPGLFNRAKVYLYDSAEYWAQQRVSEGFGLQPMEALACGCQVFSSVNGGLADYLDPGFNCYKIAGYSQEYDVQRILKVIKSSVIFSLPEEFLVEHRTENIIKRFQVILDELNEFFDHKIQQPSNIKDLTKIRMAKLLAQKIYGKLKKKYFK; encoded by the coding sequence ATGAGAAAACTTTACTTCTTACTTCCCGGTACAGATAGCAAATTTGCCTGTGGTGGTCTTTGGGCTGAATTAAAAGCACTTAATCTAGCTCAGAATTTCTGTAGTGCTGATGTTGTAACTTACCGTCAACGGGAAAAAGATAAGCTTTTTATTGATGATTTGCTAAAAGAGAAAAATTTAAATGATGTAATTTTTGTGATCAGTTGGGGATTTGATATAGCTCAACTTGTGGCTAAACTTAAGCAACATAATGTCGTTTATCATGCACATAGTGCAGGTTATCCATTTAGGCTACCTGCAAGTATTCCAATCATGACTGTTAGCCGCTATACAATGGGATACTGGGGAGGAAAATCACCCAATTCTCTGATTTATTATTTGCCCAATCAAATTTCTGATGAGTTTCAAAATTTAGGTTTGGAACGGGATATTGATGTTTTAGTTCAAGCTCGGAAGTCTTCTGAGTATTTAATTAAAGAATTGATTCCAGCGTTGCAAAAACGTTGTAAAGTATTGGTTGTTGACTCATACATAGAGGATTTACCTGGACTATTCAACCGAGCTAAGGTTTACCTTTATGATTCTGCTGAGTACTGGGCACAACAACGTGTTAGTGAAGGATTTGGTTTACAACCAATGGAAGCTCTTGCCTGTGGTTGTCAAGTATTTTCTAGTGTCAACGGTGGACTGGCTGATTACTTAGATCCTGGATTTAATTGCTATAAAATTGCTGGATATTCCCAAGAATATGATGTCCAACGTATTCTGAAGGTGATTAAATCTTCAGTAATTTTTAGCTTGCCTGAAGAGTTTTTGGTTGAGCATCGGACTGAAAATATTATTAAGCGTTTCCAAGTTATTTTGGATGAATTAAATGAGTTTTTTGACCATAAAATACAGCAGCCATCTAATATTAAGGATTTAACTAAAATACGTATGGCAAAATTACTCGCTCAGAAGATATATGGGAAGCTGAAGAAGAAATATTTTAAGTAA
- a CDS encoding polysaccharide deacetylase family protein has protein sequence MQLAPLFPIFYRILQPNFPNCLWSGNPHAKTIALTFDDGPHPQYTPEVLAVLDSYKITASFFWLGVCVNRSPAIAKTVSDRGHWIGLHGYDHRSFPMLSPNDLKDSLEKTQAAIYNVCNLQPEQVRDVRPPNGLFTPATLNFFSQWNYRPVMWSVVPEDWVRPGVTTVVQRIMQQVKNGSIIVLHDGACGGQDVAATIQILIPQLLQQGYEFVTVDTLWQQAKTSY, from the coding sequence ATGCAACTAGCTCCCCTGTTCCCAATTTTCTACCGGATTCTCCAGCCGAATTTTCCCAACTGCCTTTGGAGTGGAAATCCCCATGCTAAGACGATCGCACTCACATTCGATGATGGGCCCCATCCTCAATACACGCCCGAAGTCTTAGCAGTGTTAGATAGTTACAAGATTACAGCGAGTTTTTTTTGGTTGGGTGTTTGCGTCAACCGTTCACCAGCCATTGCTAAAACCGTTAGCGATCGCGGACACTGGATCGGATTGCATGGCTACGATCATCGCTCTTTTCCCATGCTTTCCCCAAATGACCTGAAGGATAGTTTAGAAAAAACCCAAGCAGCCATTTACAATGTCTGCAACCTGCAACCCGAACAAGTGCGGGATGTTCGTCCCCCCAATGGTTTATTTACACCTGCTACTTTAAATTTTTTTTCTCAGTGGAATTACCGCCCAGTTATGTGGAGCGTTGTACCAGAAGACTGGGTGCGGCCAGGTGTCACTACAGTGGTACAGCGAATTATGCAGCAGGTCAAAAATGGTTCAATAATTGTTTTGCATGATGGTGCTTGTGGTGGACAAGATGTTGCTGCCACAATTCAAATTCTCATTCCACAACTGCTACAACAAGGTTATGAGTTTGTAACTGTTGATACTCTATGGCAGCAAGCTAAGACAAGCTATTGA